A genomic window from Montipora capricornis isolate CH-2021 chromosome 8, ASM3666992v2, whole genome shotgun sequence includes:
- the LOC138013614 gene encoding uncharacterized protein produces MTFMPLEAEERSKHGKIRWLSWEGNPSSEKMTSEDACLTHVQGIVAGETPILRDLLFRDPDSFRSGQLRTRIELWEKILAGYEPAKDVLEWLEHGVDVKKFMKPFKGAFMGIKYESAEPPTMIFKNHYSCKQFSKFVTETILQGIETGAIRVWGKVAEVPPPHLVLPMTIEPQKPRLCIDARFLNLWMADTPFSLETLVGVPRFVYPNSYMSKIDDKSGYDHILLSTSSQQFFGIEWLGWWLVGVTLPFGWKNSPFVYQTVGLGPTNFFRGLGVACSLYIDDRLNGELFAVKGFWSRPLSERTSEYSYQSAVAALYIVCSVLVNLGYFLGLSKCVLGPVTRICYLGMIVDSVAQAFCIPEDKKMKFAQLREQILLRESTIHLKSLQRLMGKCNSFSLAFPATKFYIREMAASISQASGGGEVNFSPNLREEIMFWRFLDSWEKAIRWRSERHVAISLKSDSSSFRWGVGIHLPFGTISVGDYWEETVRNEHINVKEMWAVLKGLQSLPESVSDCRIDAQVDSMVVLHAWSGRGPRSRKLTQISQLIFQFLVDRNMSLEMSFVPSHLNEADWFSRRLSRSDAMLSPRSWEIVQHSFGGINGHDLDLMSLDSNVQRDWSGNPLKHFTPYPTPGSSGVNVFNQDLSVCDGDRVNAYVFPPFALIGPLLRFLISVDAVVTVVVPLMSPLPGWWPLLNAVSSNNVLVAEKGSLDALLLPSKDGFRPGSSPYSLWAFRMGKSMS; encoded by the coding sequence ATGACCTTTATGCCGTTAGAGGCGGAGGAAAGAAGCAAGCATGGCAAAATCCGATGGTTGTCTTGGGAGGGTAATCCGAGTTCGGAGAAAATGACTTCAGAAGACGCTTGTTTAACCCATGTTCAAGGCATTGTTGCGGGGGAAACTCCCATCTTACGGGATCTGTTGTTTCGTGATCCGGACTCCTTTCGTTCGGGTCAACTTCGTACTCGAATTGAACTCTGGGAAAAAATTTTGGCCGGGTACGAACCTGCGAAGGATGTCTTGGAATGGTTGGAGCATGGGGTGGATGTCAAGAAGTTCATGAAGCCCTTTAAGGGAGCTTTTATGGGCATAAAGTATGAGAGTGCGGAACCCCCTACTATGATTTTCAAGAATCACTACTCCTGCAAACAGTTTTCGAAGTTTGTGACGGAAACAATTTTACAGGGTATTGAAACAGGGGCGATCCGTGTTTGGGGTAAAGTGGCTGAAGTGCCGCCGCCCCATCTCGTCCTTCCTATGACGATTGAACCGCAAAAGCCAAGGTTATGCATTGATGCCCGGTTTTTAAATTTGTGGATGGCAGACACCCCCTTTTCACTGGAAACGCTGGTTGGGGTGCCTCGCTTCGTGTATCCCAACTCCTACATGAGTAAGATTGATGACAAGTCTGGTTATGACCATATTTTGCTTTCTACTAGTTCTCAGCAGTTTTTTGGTATTGAGTGGCTGGGGTGGTGGCTCGTTGGAGTTACGCTTccttttggttggaaaaattcTCCGTTTGTTTACCAGACTGTGGGTTTGGGTCCGACAAATTTTTTCAGGGGTTTGGGGGTCGCATGTTCTCTGTATATTGATGACCGTTTGAATGGGGAACTGTTTGCTGTGAAGGGGTTTTGGTCACGCCCATTGTCGGAGAGGACGTCGGAATACAGCTATCAATCTGCGGTGGCGGCTTTGTATATAGTCTGTTCGGTTCTTGTAAACCTCGGTTATTTTTTGGGCCTCTCCAAATGTGTTCTTGGGCCTGTAACTAGGATTTGTTATTTAGGCATGATAGTGGATTCTGTAGCCCAGGCCTTTTGCATTCCTGAAGATAAGAAGATGAAGTTTGCTCAGCTACGCGAGCAGATACTTTTGCGTGAATCTACTATCCACTTGAAGTCTTTGCAGAGGCTAATGGGGAAGTGCAATTCATTCTCCTTGGCTTTCCCAGCGACTAAATTTTACATCAGAGAAATGGCGGCGTCAATCTCGCAGGCTTCCGGAGGTGGTGAGGTGAATTTCTCTCCGAATCTGAGAGAGGAAATTATGTTTTGGAGGTTCCTTGATAGTTGGGAAAAGGCGATTCGGTGGAGGAGTGAACGGCACGTAGCTATCTCCTTGAAGTCAGATTCTTCGTCCTTCCGTTGGGGAGTTGGAATTCACCTCCCTTTCGGGACAATTTCTGTTGGTGACTACTGGGAAGAAACTGTTCGAAATGAGCATATTAATGTGAAGGAGATGTGGGCCGTCCTCAAGGGATTACAGTCACTTCCTGAAAGCGTTTCGGATTGCAGGATTGATGCTCAGGTAGACAGCATGGTTGTTCTCCACGCTTGGTCCGGCCGTGGGCCACGCTCTAGGAAGTTAACTCAGATCTCGCAATTGATTTTCCAGTTCTTGGTGGATAGGAACATGTCCCTAGAAATGTCTTTTGTTCCTTCTCACTTGAACGAGGCAGATTGGTTTTCCAGAAGATTGTCTCGCTCCGATGCCATGCTTTCTCCGAGGTCTTGGGAAATCGTCCAGCATAGTTTTGGTGGAATTAATGGCCATGATCTTGATTTGATGTCGTTGGATTCCAACGTTCAACGTGACTGGAGTGGAAACCCGTTAAAGCACTTTACGCCCTACCCTACGCCAGGATCATCGGGTGTTAATGTTTTTAACCAAGACCTCTCTGTGTGTGATGGTGACCGCGTCAACGCCTACGTTTTCCCGCCATTTGCATTGATTGGTCCTCTTTTGCGTTTCCTCATATCGGTAGATGCGGTTGTTACGGTGGTGGTACCATTGATGTCCCCATTACCCGGGTGGTGGCCGTTGTTAAATGCGGTGTCCAGCAACAATGTTTTGGTGGCCGAGAAGGGATCACTGGATGCGCTTCTTCTTCCGTCGAAGGATGGATTTAGACCTGGATCCTCTCCATATAGCCTCTGGGCATTTAGGATGGGAAAGAGCATGTCGTAA